One Natrinema sp. DC36 genomic window, AGCACAGCCAGTAACACTGGCCTGTCTGCCGAGTATTTATGTAGGCATAGGCCGACACTCTGCCTGTATGATACCCTACACGGTGTGGTCGGAGGCCGGCGGCGTCGGCAAGACGACGCTCGTCGCGAACCTCTCTCGCGCACACGTCAACCGCGGCCAGAAGGTGCTGGTAATCGACATGGACCCACAAGACGGCGGATTGACCCATCACTTCGGACTCGACGACGACAAGGGAAGCGCCGACGCGGACAATCTCGTGATGCACATGATCGGTCGGCCACGGGGAGACTTCGGCGATCTCGTGCGATCGAGCGAAGGCGTCGATGTAATCCCGAGCCACAATATGCTCGGGACGCTCGACGACCTCCTATCCAAAGCCCAGGAACTCGAGGAAGACACGAACCCGGACCCGGAATACGAGTTTGAAAAGGAACGCCAACTTCGGCGCGTGCTCGTCGACGCTGGCGTCCCCTCGGAGTACGACGTTATCATGATCGACCCGCCCGCATCGGAGGGCCAGCACTTGTACAACGCCGTCTACGCGACGGGCAACCTCCTAATCCCGTTCGAACCGTCCCCGAAAGGCGAGCGGAGCGTTCAGGGATTGCGAGACGTAATCAACGGGTTCGAGGACGAACTCGGCGATATCGACGTGGGCGTAATCGGAACTGTCCCGAATAAGCTCAGTGGGACGAACATCAACCAGAAGTATCTCGATGCGCTCAAGGATGAAGGACTCCCGATCGCGCCGGTATCGATCGGTGAACGTGGGTCCATGCTCGGCGAAGCGTGGGACAACCAGGTATCGATCTACGAGCTGGCAGAGAACGATTCGTACCGCGACCTCCGCGACTACGAGCAACCGACGATCGAGAAATTCGACGAACTAGCGGAGTACATCACCGAACAGTTCGCCGCAACCGAGGCTACAGCATGAAATCAGGCACAACCGATCCGTTCGCGAATGACGACGAGGACGAACAGACAGCAGAGTCAGACAGTACCGACAGTCAGACTGACGAGTCAGACTCGCCCGAACAGTCCGACAGTCAGATGGATCGCACCGACGAAAATCAATCGCCCTCTGGCGGTAATACCAGACAGTTTGACCGGTCAGACTTACCGCGAATACTCGGCCGCGAGAAGGTCAAAGACGACCGCGACGACGTGCATCAACTGTTCGTCTACGAGGACACCGACGAGTTAGAAAAACAGTCTCGCCGCGATCTCGAAGACCGATTCGACGACGACATCTACAAGCTGGACGCTCGAGAGGCGATCTACCGCGCGGGGATGGAGAACTTAGACGACGCCGAGAAGATCCTCCGCGAATGGGGCGCGGATTTCTGACTATCGGTTACTTTTGAACCTGCTGCTTGGGGCCGGCAGCAAAACACCTCTGCGAAGTAAGTCAACGAACAGGAAGAAAAGGAACCACAGGCAAAACAGCTGTGGAGCTAGGTCAAGAGAGACGAAATTACCGATTCCGTCTAGCAGGGCCGTTCCTGTATACATATCTGTACCAACTGGATCATTTGCATTAACTGTATAGGGTGGATGTGGTACGAACAGTCACTCGCCGTCGATTTCTCGTCGAACGAACTCCGGCGCATCCTCGAGACACACGACCCGCGACCGGTGGATCTGACACTCCAGTTCGCGGTCGTCCTCGCCGTAGACGTTCTCGAGGTTCGCATCCATCATCCCGCGGGTGTTCGCAACATGGTCCCACGACCCGCTCGGATAGGTCGACCACAGGTGATACGGCCCGTCGTAACCGTCGTACTCGCCGTCGCGATCGTAGGCGAGCCACCACTCGTGGTCGGTCGACGTTGCGAAGTAGACGGCCACCGCCGCGGCCTCGAGAGCGAGTCGCCACGCTGTCGGTTCGATCTCGTCGTTCCGATTGCGGCCGTCGATTACGCCGACGACCGGACGGACGTCTGCCGACGGCACGAACGGTGTACCAGACGATTCGACGAGCCGCTGGCGGGCCGTGGCGGGCTGGCGGTGGAGACTCATTCCGAATCACCGTCCTCGAGCACTTGCCGTTCCTCCCACTGTCGGGCGACCTCGCCCGCCGACGGGAGATACCACCCGGCGAGCACGGAAACGAAGACGATCAATGCGCCACCGATGGCGGCGGTGAAATACGGGTTGGGAACGTCGTAGACGCCAAGCCCGACAAGGGCCGCACCAACGGCCGACCCGCCGAAGGCCGACCCGACGATTCCGAAGGCAAAGGCCGTCCCGGTCCGATCATGGAGTGGGTCGTTACTTCCCATCCGAATCACCTGCTTGCACGATCTCGAGTTCGAACTCATCGACAGTGCCCGCATCGTCTTTCGAGACGACGCGATACGGCCCACCGTCTTTGACCATGTCGGGTGAGAGTTCGAACGTCACGAGGTCCGGGTACTCTTCTTCCATGAATCGGTCGTCGGATTCTCCCTCGGCGATTTGGTCGTGACCATCGAGTAACAACACCTCATACTTGAGCGGGTCGTAGTCGGCGTCCGTATCGAATCGAATGCCTAGTTGTAGGCCCTGATAGGTCTGGAGTATAATTGACCAGAGCATCTGTGCCTCGAATAGCTCGAAGCCGTGGTACACCTCGCTGTTGCCAACGCCCGCCACGGTGTAGTCGGTGATATCTATCTCGTCGCCACCCTCGTCCCCGCTGGCCGTACACCCCGCGAGTGCGACCGTGCCCGCGGTCGCGAGCAACGCACGTCTACGCATCGGAATCACCCCGCGTTTCCTCAGACACGAGCTGTGCCAGCGCCGCGCGGATCGCTTCGCTTCGATTCGGGAACTCGCCCGAGTCGACCAGGGCGTCGACGCGCTCGAGTTGGGACTCGGTCTCGCGGAAGGTCACCCGGTCCATCGGCTCGCCGGTCGTCTCACGGTCGCGGTGGGTGGTCGTGTGTTGGGTGGACATCTTAGGCGTCACCTCCGTAGAACCCGATGGCCTCGCGGAATGCTTCGACCGTCGCTTCGGGGTCGCAGGTATCCATTTCGAGATAGCACACCCATTCACCGTCGCGGAGTTCGTAGAAGCGCCAGCCTTCCCGATCGACGCGGACCCACACCTCCGCACAGACGGACTCGCCGTAGCGCTTGACTTTCGCTGCGTACTTGCGCTTCTTCGCCGCCGGGAACCGATTCGTTTTCACCTGAACGAATCGAACCGGCCACGGATCTTTCGCGGCGAGTACGTCGATGAACCCGAGCGGGTCGGTATTCGAGTAGGCGTCGACCTTATCGACGTTACCTTTCCCGTAGACGCGACCGAGGATATTGGCCGCCTCGCGTTCGTTCCGTGCGCCCTTTTCGTTCGTGGATTCGGTTGACGACATGATTAGGCCTCACCCTGCCCCACCCAGGCACCGATGAACGACCGGCGTCGGTGTTCGACCGTCTTCAACGGCTCGCCACACTCGAGACAGATATCGTACTGTTTCGTCGTGACGAGTTCGGCACGCACGCGCCGGAGTGGCGTGGCGTCGGTCGCGAGTAACTGGAGTTCGCCGTTTGGACCGGGTGCATGCAGGAGGTATTGACCGTCGCCCTCGAGCGCTTCGATTCGCAGTTTCGGGCCGTAGTATGTCGGAATCCGCTGGAGAACCTCGCAGGCCCCAAGCGTCTCGACGCGGATCTCGTCGGTTTGCTCTGCTCGCATCATGACTGTCTTCGATCCGTGGCTCGTCTCGCCGTCGCTCATGCTGTCACCTCATGCCGAGCGCGGACGTGCTCTGGTAGCTCCGGGTGCCGGGTCATATGCCAGCGCGGGAAGTACCGCCACTTCCGGTAGGTGCCGACGCCGACACTTCGCCCGTCGCCCCACCGATCCGGGCTCGCATCCGCCGCACACGAGCGACAGGTTTTGAACGCCCAGAACAGGTAACTCTCGTCTTCGACGGATTTCCCACAGCGGGTACAGCGGCGATCGTCGCTCATACCGAACCACCGGGGAGCACCGGATTCTCACGTTCGGCGGCGTTCGGTTCGACCTCCCGCCAGACCGTCTCGTGACTCTCGTCCTCGAAGGTCTCCAGTCTCGTTTCGTGGCTGTTCTTTTCCTGTTGGACGCGCTGTTTCACCGAGTAGCGATCCGACGAGCGGCCGGACTTGCGGTATGACCACTCGCAGTCGAGACACTCACCGACGAATACGACGGGCTCGCCGGTACAGTCGATACAGAGGAACCGGCCGCCGGAGACGCCCGCGGTCTCGCCGTCGGCTTCGTGATACTCCCCACACTCGGCACAGTGGCTGCCGCGTTCGTTACTCATCGTTTCCCCCGGAGCGTTCAGTACCCGTATGAAGTGAACGAACAGAGCGTTCAGAGAATTGGTCTGAGATTTCATGCTGGTTGCTTATCTTGAGCAGAAGCGTGCATCCCGCTATGGGTGAATACAGTGACCGCTTAGTGATACTGTTAATCGCAGCTACTGCCCTCATTGGCCTCTTGGTAGGATTGATAGGCAGCTTCGTGGAAGCCTCAATAGGCGGACAAACAGAAGACGCGATATTCGTAGCTCTTGGCGTCTTGCTTCTGATTATATTAGCAGGGATCTGGTTCGAATTCAGAACAACTGAAGACAAAAACGGCTGAACAGTACCGCTCGAGGAGTGTGCGCTGTCACCCATCGATCTCACCCCGCTCCCGCTCGAGTTCCCACTTACCAACCACGTCCACTTCAACGCACGAGTGCGAGCAAATCAGACCGACCTGCCCGCGCAGCACCACGCTGCACTCGAAGTCGAACAGTTCGTGGTATCTGACCGTCTGCCCGTCGGAGTCCTCGAAATACCACTCGAGGCCCGACTCACTATCTCGACACCAGAGGACCTCGCCGTCCCCACAGTCGGCCAGCATCGGGCCGTCGGTGTGTTGCTGTACGCCGCCGGTTCGCTTCGATTCCGTGCTCATGTCTGAATCTCCGATTCCGGCCGTCTCGTGTGTGCGAGCGGCCCGAATCCTATGTATATTCTATGTGAATCTTATGTAAAAGTGTATCCCCGACAGGCGGCACGCTCGGATGGTCGAGACTAGCGAAAACGCTGTCTGTCGGGGGAAGTATTTTCTAGTAGCCTCTCGGACTGGTTTCTATGGCAGACTTATCGGCCGACGAGACGAAGCGACGACTCCCGACGCTGGAACTTATCGACGATAGTGCCACCAAGATGGTCACGACTGCGATCTCGAGTCAAGCGCCGGATTATTTTTGGACGGTCCCCGCAAGCTCATCCGGGTACCATCATCCCGCCTGTCGCGGCGAGCGCGGGCTGTGGGCGCACACGCTCATGCTCTCGACTGTCGTGGACCGACTCGCGGATACCTACGTCGAACAGGGACTCATCGAAAAATCGGAGGTCCCGCTGGCACACGCGGCCGTCGTGCTCCACGACCAGCGAAAGAACGGCGACCCGGCAAATCCCGAACCGAAATCGACGCAAGACCACGAACTCCGAATGGCGCGCGTGATTCGCAACTCGGAACTCGACGTTCGGGTGGCCGACGCCGTCGAGAGCCACATGGGCGCGTGGTACGCGGATACGCAACCCGAAACGCCGCTCGACCAGCTCGTACACACCGCTGATATGGTGGCGAGTACCGAGTCGATCACTCCCGGCGTTCAGGGGCCGATTCCCGAGGAACTCGAGCACTGCAATCTCGAGGCTGTGGATCTGCGATAGTCTGACGGCAGCAGTATTTTGGTACGCGGTTGTGACCCTTTAGTATGGCCGACGACTCAACGACCGTCAACCCCGGCGCGGAGGATATGATTGAGTTCTCAGTCGCTGAGACCGAGTACGAATTTCCGAAATCTCATATCCCAGCGCTGAAAGCGCTGTTCGAATCGATCGAAATTGAGGGTGCTGATGAACCCGATATTGAGTGGTCGGCCAACGGCGTCCGGGCAACGACTGTGGACGAAGAATAGCTACTCTCACCCACTGAATCACGCCCGAAGCGATATTACACATGGCATTGCGTCCCCACACGGCCGGCCGTGGCGACCGGCCGAAAAGGGACATCCAGGGACACCACGGCATCCGCCGTTCCCCCTTTCGGCGATGGAACTACGACCACAGAGCCCCGACTATCGCGTATGTCCGAGATCCCCGACACCGACGACCTCGAGTTGCTGGATACCACCGAGGGAATTGAGTTCTACAAAGACGGCGAGAACGTCGTCGTTTCGAGTGAGTCCATCCGCGCGGGAGAGGACGGCGTCCAAATCACTTACAACTCGCTCGTGAACGCCGTCGTGGAACTGCGAGACCAGTATCGAGAGAGCGAGTGAGTATCTCTCTCACCCACTGAGTTTCACCCAAACCGATATCCCACGGGACATGAACACTCTGCATGGCCGGACGGTCGGCCAAACAGGGAGACGACGCAACCACGGTCCCCGCCCGCTTTCGGCGATGGAACTACGCCCTTCGAGTCCCGACTCTCTCGTATGTCCACGCTCCGAACCCAACAGTTCCGCGGTCGCTCGCCACCCGATCGCGATGGCTGGCAGGTCCCAACAGTGGCTCGTCGAACGACCAACCACGACGGGTCGGCCGTCTGTGCCGTCACGGGCGAGACCGTCCCACTGACCGAGACGCACTTCTACGTGACGCTGCGACGGCAGACGTCGTCACTGACCCGTTCCGACGAGTACGAGTCACTGATTGTCGTCGACGGCGCGCTCGGCGAGCTGGATGAATGGCTCGAGGATGGCGAGGAGTAGGAGTGGATGGTTGAGCTATCGATTCAACTACTCCAGTTCCTCGGAGTACTAATTCCAGTGATGTTTGCGTCGATCCGCTTTGTCCACAATCAGACAGGGGACCAGAGAGTTCTGAAGGGTGAAACTCTCTCAACTACCGAGTCTGAGGACGGCATAACCTCCAAGACGATCCTTCCGTATTCGTCGATTCAGTTAGGTGCCACATTTGTTCTGTTACTACTCTCGCTATTGTTGTTGCTGGCAAATATTGGACGCTACGTGCTTTTAGGGCGGACCTCGGATATTGTCTTACTCCTCGCAATTGGAACTCTTTTTCTCGGCGTGGTTGCACTTGGCATATTCATTCTAAACTCACTTCCCCGGAGCAAAATCGGGTTCATGTAGTTTTTATCGGAAGCCGAGCCCAACCCCGCCGATGCGAACTCCACAAGAAGACTTGCTCGTCGTCGAGGCGTTCGTCGAATACCACGCGGATCGAATGGACGTCCAACCCGAACGGGCGGCTCGAGCGTGGGTGCTGGCCGGCGATCTCGCCGGCCAGATACTGCAGATATTCTAGCGGAGAACGTCTTGATTCAGGGTTTTACCACACGCATCAGCGAAGAACTTCGGACCACCGATCTCCATGACAATCCCGAGCACGATGATGTACCGTTTCCGGGCCATGAATACTATCGTAAGTAAATGAACGCACTCGATTACTGCACAAACGACGCAGTTTACGTCCTCCGGCGCCTTCGTCATCATTTAATAACAACTGTTTTTTAACTGATGGTATGAAAAGAAAAACATAAATACTATTAGTTATGTCTGTAAGTCATGGCTAAGGACCATATCCCCGCCGGTGGCAGTGCTGGACGAAGAAAATTTCTCCAACTGGCTGGAACAGGAATAGCCGGTACAGTTGCTTTTAGTGGTATAACAGCAGGACAAGTTAGTGATGGTGATCAGCCACAAAAAAATGGTTTGTTCGTGACGCAACTGGTGATCCAACGGCGTCACATCAATTCGTTCTTAATCAGTCAACTAGTTTAATGTGGTATGGTGCCGCCCTTCATCCAGTCGGTGATCGGTATGTTCATGACTTTGCACTAACTACCACCCAAGTTGGTACTACTAGCGGTGGAGATGTCATGAATGACCATATTAGTGGCACTTCATGGGAAATGACAACCCTTCAAGGTGGTGATTGGCGTATTTCTCCAAAAATAAGTCAGGATTATTCCGGAGTCGGCCCAAAAAATAACGGCGATTTTGTTCCTGACTGGTTTGAAATACCCTTTGATCTCACTCTAGGAGCGTTACATCCTGCTGTTGCTACCCTCCTTGTCCTTGACGATGTTATGGAAATGACAAAGGTAAGCAATAATCTCCAAGAGAAAAGCGATGGATGGACAATGAACCACACATCGGCAATCATCGGAAACTGGAAAAAGGCTAGCCATTGTCAACGCTTTACAGTTGAAGTTCCGATGGATTATGATCCATATGCAGATCATCTGGAGGTCATATCTAGAGGAAAAGAAAGTGGTATTAATGGTTCTAGTGCTGAGGTAGCTTTCGAAGTATCATTTGGTTCTGATGAATTGAGTGGGCCTATAGTGGGACTACAGAGTACAAGTAGAACGAACCTGAGTGCTGATGGGTCGAGTACTACCCTAGCTCCTGATAAAATTGAACAGTCAGATAAATTCAAGACAAAGATGGTTGATCCCTCTACTCTTCCTTCAAATCTACAGCAGGAGGTTGTTGGGGATCAATCTGAATTAAGTACTCAAGGTACTGTAGATGAAGTGATGTTTATCTCTGAATGGCCAATTGGAATATCGGCCTTCACCAAGAACTGAATAGACTATTAGTGACTTTTTTATTGAGCGGTTTCAGATGTAGGTCTATCTTCAACCCAGTTTCAACTCAACTGACTAGAGAAAAAGTGATGATTATAACACCAATTAGAACCTGCAAATAACCAAATAATTGATACATTCGAACACCTCCACTTTTCATTTCCATTTCCTTAGATACTCCTGGCCAATTTCTAATACGGAATACAATCTGAGGATGTTTTATCCAAATGTAACCCAATGAAATGAACACAACTCCTGCTAATATATGCCAAATCATTTCGGTTACACTACGTCTTTCTTTCTATTAGCATTTTCCATTTCAACGTGTATAACTATTTAATATTTCCCTCTAAGCAGTAGGCGTATTCCTGTTCCCCACTTACAGAGGTAATCGTAAGTGGCGACTGTGGCGTTCTGTTTGTCTGAATACCAATTAAATTCGACGTTGTACCGCTTCGGCCACGAATCCACGGTCGACATGATCGATTTGATTTATGTGTTACAGTAGTAGGAGTCAGCGTTTGGCTCTAGCGTCGACGTAGTGTTGGACCAGGTGCCGGGGCAGCTCAATGACGACTATGAAGTCCATGAGGCTACCTGCCCGTTGAACCTCAACTTCGAAGTTCTTGCGCCCCAATCCCAGCGATCCAGCCAGGTCCTCGAACGACTTGCGCTCAACGGCGGCGAGCCCGACCGATCGACGCCAGGGATGTGCGGCTCGAGTGGCGGGTACTCGACCATCCTCATTTGGAAAGACGCCGCGCCGGTTCCGCAGGGTTACGCCGGACGGAAATATCACGCCCTCCGGTGTGCCTGCCGTCGACAGCGTGAGGACTGGGGTTGAGGGACGGTGAAACCGCTCGCACCGGCGCTCGGCTAGATTCAAGCGTATACTGAACCCGGCGACCGCGTACTCGTCCCGTGTGCCGGCACCGCGCTGGTCGCGATCGACTGTGGTGTTGCTCATTCCCTCAGAGGGATGGAGGAAGCGTGTACAAGCAATACACGCTCTCCAAGACTGATCATTATGCCACTCCTAGACGTATACGAACACACGTTTGACGAAGACGTCCCCCTCTCTCGACAGCCGCCTGTCGGAGACGGGGACAGCGACGAACAGATACTGCCCTACGACCGCCACAACGCAGACAGCAACGCCGAGGAGGATTGATCCTCACCATGACGATTGAAATCCAGAACAGGATGGCGTGGGTGGCGGCGAGCGTGGGGTCGAAGATGGTTGGGGTGCACGGGGAGTGACTTTGAGCGATATATTTTGCCCAGAGGAAGAAATAGGTGTTCCAATTTCGTTGATAGGAGTATGACAGACGATGTCCGTCGCGACGTCCCACCCCCGTTCGATAAAGCATTCGAAGGCGAGGACACGAAGCAGCGCGTGTACGGTGCGGTGTTACACGCTCGAGAGCCGATGACGGCCGCCGAGATCGCCGAGCGGGCAGACTGCTCGGGGGAGTCGGCACGGACAGACCTGTCCTTCTATGCCGACCTCAGCATCGTCATTCGGCATGAGGGCCGGCCAGTCAGATACGAGCGCAACGACGACTATTTCGAGTGGCGGCGGGTCAACAAGCTGGCGCGGGAGAACACTGTCGACGAGTTGCAGGCCCGCCTGTCGGAGTTGACCGACCGGATTGAGGAGTACTGCGGGGAATGATGGATTTTGTACAGAAAAAATGTTCTCCGAGAACTTATAATATGCCGGACCAATGTCGAAATATGCGTTCGAATATGGGAAAGCGACGGCACGTGTCCGACGCAACGTGGCTCAAGCTGAGTAGTGAAACTCTGAACGGGATGATGGTCGCTGCACTCCTTGCTACAGCAGCGTCCTTCTTCCTCATTTCCTCTGGGATGCCCGAAACAGCGATCATACCGATCGTCTCAGTCATCGTCGTGATGGCGGTTGGATTTGCTTTGGTCAAGGTTTTCGAGCATTTCAGAGTTGAAGGAGCACCGCTGACTGCATAAGCCTGGCTTTCAATATGTCCAGAATACCGTTTTCTCGCAGGTAGTTGTAAGCTCGTTTGGCCTTCGGTTTTTCAAAAAACTTGCGCTGATACCCACACGTCGAACAGGAGTAGATAGCTCTCGAGCCCATAGTCATCCCCCGAACGCCCCCGCAAGCCGCTCGCGCATGTACTCACCTGTGACGGTTATGGGCTCGTCGTCGACACGATTGCGGCGTCGCCGGCGTTTCACGCCGGCTTCCAGTGGGACCTGCAGTTCCGTCCGGCTCACGCGGTTCCGAGTCGAACTCGACCATCTCGAGGGCTCGCTACAGCTGTGTGCGAGGTGTAGTCCCGGTTGGCCAGCTACTACTGGACACGTGACCTCAGGAGCACGTCGTGAAGACTGACTAAGTACTGGATGCGGACGTGAGAACATGCTGGAGATTCCTGTTGAGAAAGAAAATACGTCGATAGTTCTGAATAGAGAACGACGTGACTCGCTGAACGAAACAGAAATAATTCAGCATGCGGTAGATATATGGCCGATCATATCGTAGTTGGATGTAGGTGAGCACTGATGGACTTAACTGATACTCCCGGCGACATTCGCGATTCAACTGAGAGTCCGCCTGATTTTACCGAATGGGACTCACCTGAGGAGGTCTTGAAGGGAGGCCCAACACGAGAACGATTGCTCAGTGTTATTTTACAGCTACGGACTCCGACGAAAGTGTCCGAAATCGCAGAGCAAGCAGACTGCGATACTGAGACTGCAAGGGACTACCTTGACTGGTTCACCTCGATGGGAATGACCCGTGAGATTTCGGGGCGACCTGTGAGATACGAACGCAACGAATCGTATCTACAGTGGCGCAGAGTTGAGCAAATCCGAGACCAATATTCTGAGGCAGAGATCGTCAAAGAACTCAAAGAGACGATGAAACAAATCGAGGAATATCGTGCCCAGTTCGATGCCGACAGT contains:
- a CDS encoding ParA family protein, with amino-acid sequence MIPYTVWSEAGGVGKTTLVANLSRAHVNRGQKVLVIDMDPQDGGLTHHFGLDDDKGSADADNLVMHMIGRPRGDFGDLVRSSEGVDVIPSHNMLGTLDDLLSKAQELEEDTNPDPEYEFEKERQLRRVLVDAGVPSEYDVIMIDPPASEGQHLYNAVYATGNLLIPFEPSPKGERSVQGLRDVINGFEDELGDIDVGVIGTVPNKLSGTNINQKYLDALKDEGLPIAPVSIGERGSMLGEAWDNQVSIYELAENDSYRDLRDYEQPTIEKFDELAEYITEQFAATEATA
- a CDS encoding HD domain-containing protein, which gives rise to MADLSADETKRRLPTLELIDDSATKMVTTAISSQAPDYFWTVPASSSGYHHPACRGERGLWAHTLMLSTVVDRLADTYVEQGLIEKSEVPLAHAAVVLHDQRKNGDPANPEPKSTQDHELRMARVIRNSELDVRVADAVESHMGAWYADTQPETPLDQLVHTADMVASTESITPGVQGPIPEELEHCNLEAVDLR
- a CDS encoding ribbon-helix-helix domain-containing protein produces the protein MDRVTFRETESQLERVDALVDSGEFPNRSEAIRAALAQLVSEETRGDSDA